In Fusobacterium hwasookii, a single window of DNA contains:
- a CDS encoding DUF3870 domain-containing protein: MNKQTIYITGEARTTIDNAITKMFGTFYIAFEIILSTDEIVDVDCNATLRLTRDFVTRLFLNHNIIKDEELLKQEIATRYFGSSSKAILTAYHDALQHYKKVKNDLKEKR; encoded by the coding sequence TTGAATAAACAGACAATATATATTACAGGAGAAGCAAGGACAACAATTGATAATGCCATAACAAAGATGTTTGGAACTTTTTATATTGCCTTTGAGATAATATTATCAACAGATGAAATTGTAGATGTGGATTGTAATGCAACACTTAGATTAACTAGAGATTTCGTGACTAGACTTTTTTTAAATCATAATATTATAAAAGATGAAGAATTGTTAAAACAAGAGATAGCAACAAGATATTTTGGTTCATCAAGTAAAGCTATTTTAACTGCTTATCATGATGCATTACAACATTATAAAAAAGTGAAGAATGACCTTAAAGAAAAGAGGTGA
- a CDS encoding GIY-YIG nuclease family protein has product MSYYLYMLRCEDGSIYTGIAKDYLKRYEKHLSGNGAKYTKAHKVKKIERVFLCDSRSIATILEIKLKKFTKNMKENIIIRPDDFIKDIENKDEIKIKKII; this is encoded by the coding sequence ATGAGTTATTATCTATATATGTTAAGATGTGAAGATGGAAGTATTTACACTGGTATTGCCAAAGATTACTTAAAAAGATATGAAAAGCATCTAAGTGGTAATGGAGCAAAATATACAAAAGCTCATAAAGTAAAAAAAATTGAAAGAGTATTTTTATGTGACTCAAGATCAATAGCAACTATTTTAGAAATAAAATTAAAAAAATTTACAAAAAATATGAAAGAAAACATAATAATTAGGCCAGATGACTTTATAAAAGATATTGAGAATAAAGATGAAATAAAAATAAAAAAAATAATTTAA
- a CDS encoding copper amine oxidase N-terminal domain-containing protein produces the protein MNSKTLIRVILVLIVIAIGFFLIRRKIAPKKMEKEAVFLGVEGYGDLTKGEKLDHSLISKFKFNFYIDGEQKTLSINNGKEVKEGVYTFELQNQLQEGYVYDIVIDNDTVESVKLLDNDSKTMISGKVNDIEQDKFVQVGEEKIELTKNTGIYKITWKAGNSLVEKVGIDDLKDKTVKVTLDKDGKAKNIYLTFISEKYISPVIPIPGEKTLKNFLTTALQPVGTTLYIYGGSWDWQDEGSSLQATTIGIPQSWIDFYQYQNADYTYREKDGNEETKNPSSSYYPYGEWNQYCYAGADCSGYVGWVIYNTLNKESGKDGYVMGATKMAKTFAENGWGTWTQDVKIPTNRDESDFKVGDIFSMNGHVWISFGTCNDGSIVIAHSTPSDSINGQPGGGIQISAIGPSEDCEAYQLAKMYMEKYYPNWCKRYKVVLKKPEDYIKFKKDSAAGKFSWNLENGILTDPDDYTNKKPAEILKDIFQENK, from the coding sequence ATGAATAGTAAAACTTTAATAAGAGTAATATTAGTTTTAATTGTTATAGCGATAGGCTTTTTTCTAATAAGAAGAAAAATAGCTCCTAAAAAAATGGAAAAAGAAGCTGTATTTCTTGGGGTAGAAGGTTATGGTGATTTAACTAAGGGAGAAAAATTAGATCACTCATTGATTTCAAAATTTAAATTTAATTTCTATATTGATGGCGAACAAAAGACTTTATCAATAAATAATGGAAAAGAAGTCAAAGAAGGTGTCTATACTTTTGAACTTCAAAATCAGCTACAAGAAGGTTATGTCTATGATATAGTAATAGATAATGATACTGTTGAAAGTGTAAAACTTCTTGATAATGATAGTAAAACTATGATAAGTGGTAAAGTAAATGATATTGAACAAGATAAATTTGTTCAAGTTGGAGAAGAAAAAATAGAGCTTACAAAAAATACAGGAATATACAAGATTACATGGAAGGCTGGAAATTCATTAGTTGAAAAAGTAGGAATAGATGATTTAAAAGATAAAACAGTTAAAGTAACTTTAGATAAAGATGGAAAGGCTAAAAATATTTATCTTACTTTTATAAGTGAAAAATATATTTCACCAGTTATTCCTATTCCTGGAGAAAAAACATTAAAGAATTTCCTTACAACTGCTTTACAACCAGTTGGAACAACTCTATATATCTATGGAGGTTCTTGGGATTGGCAAGATGAAGGTTCAAGTTTACAAGCAACAACTATTGGTATTCCACAATCTTGGATAGATTTCTACCAATATCAAAATGCTGATTATACTTATCGTGAAAAAGATGGAAATGAAGAAACTAAAAATCCTAGTAGTAGCTATTATCCTTATGGAGAATGGAACCAATATTGTTATGCAGGAGCAGATTGCTCTGGCTATGTTGGTTGGGTGATATATAACACATTGAATAAAGAAAGTGGAAAAGATGGTTATGTAATGGGTGCAACTAAGATGGCAAAAACATTTGCAGAAAATGGTTGGGGAACTTGGACACAGGATGTAAAAATTCCTACAAATCGTGATGAAAGTGATTTTAAAGTAGGAGATATTTTTAGTATGAATGGGCATGTTTGGATTTCTTTTGGAACTTGTAATGATGGAAGTATTGTTATAGCTCACTCTACACCATCAGATAGTATAAATGGACAACCAGGTGGAGGAATTCAAATTAGTGCTATTGGACCATCAGAAGATTGTGAAGCATATCAACTTGCTAAAATGTATATGGAAAAATATTATCCTAATTGGTGTAAAAGATATAAGGTTGTCTTAAAGAAACCAGAAGATTATATAAAGTTTAAGAAAGATAGTGCTGCTGGAAAATTTAGTTGGAATTTAGAAAATGGAATTTTAACAGATCCAGATGACTATACTAACAAAAAACCTGCTGAAATATTGAAAGATATTTTTCAAGAAAATAAATAA
- a CDS encoding Smr/MutS family protein, producing the protein MYNEIDLHNLDFKLALNVFKKKYNEALKRKDKREILIIHGYGANKLGHIPILARNLRVFLSKNKDKLSYRLSINPGVTYVTPISKLD; encoded by the coding sequence ATGTATAATGAAATAGATTTGCATAACCTCGACTTCAAACTTGCTTTAAATGTATTTAAAAAAAAATATAATGAAGCCTTAAAAAGAAAAGATAAGAGGGAAATTTTAATAATTCATGGTTATGGAGCTAATAAATTGGGACATATACCAATTTTAGCAAGAAACCTAAGAGTTTTTTTATCTAAAAATAAGGATAAATTAAGTTATAGACTTTCAATTAATCCAGGTGTAACTTATGTAACTCCAATATCTAAATTGGATTAG
- the ispD gene encoding 2-C-methyl-D-erythritol 4-phosphate cytidylyltransferase, translating into MYSSNSEIKKKVTFILAAAGQGKRMNLNSPKQFLDYKGEPLFYSSLKLAFENKNINDIIIVTNKENLNFMVKYCQDKNLFSKVKYIVEGGSERQYSIYNAIKKIEDTDIVIIQDSARPFLKDKYIEESLKILDDDCDGAIIGVKCKDTIKIIDENGIVVETPNRDNLIMVHTPQTFKFEILKKAHQVAEEKNILATDDASLVEMISGKIKIIYGDYDNIKITVQEDLKFLK; encoded by the coding sequence ATGTACAGTAGTAACTCTGAAATAAAAAAGAAAGTTACTTTTATTCTAGCAGCAGCAGGTCAAGGAAAAAGAATGAATTTGAACTCGCCTAAACAATTTTTAGACTATAAAGGAGAACCACTTTTTTACTCATCTTTAAAACTTGCATTTGAAAATAAAAATATTAATGATATTATTATAGTAACTAATAAAGAAAATTTAAATTTTATGGTAAAATATTGTCAAGACAAAAATTTGTTTTCAAAAGTCAAATATATAGTTGAAGGTGGAAGTGAAAGACAATATTCTATTTATAACGCTATAAAAAAAATAGAAGATACAGATATTGTAATAATCCAAGATTCAGCAAGACCTTTTTTAAAAGATAAATATATAGAAGAAAGTCTAAAAATTTTAGATGATGATTGTGATGGAGCAATTATTGGTGTAAAATGTAAAGATACTATAAAAATTATTGATGAAAATGGAATAGTAGTAGAAACACCAAATAGAGACAATTTAATAATGGTTCATACACCACAAACTTTTAAGTTTGAAATTTTAAAGAAGGCGCATCAAGTAGCGGAAGAAAAAAATATATTAGCTACAGATGATGCAAGTTTAGTGGAGATGATTTCTGGAAAAATTAAAATTATTTATGGAGATTATGATAATATTAAGATTACGGTACAAGAAGATTTAAAGTTTTTAAAATAA
- the cysS gene encoding cysteine--tRNA ligase has product MIKIYNTLTGHLDDFKPLKENEVSMYVCGPTVYNYIHIGNARPAIFFDTVRRYLEYRGYKVNYVQNFTDVDDKMINKANIENVTIKEIAERYIKAYFEDTSKINLKEEGMIRPKATENINEMIEIIQSLIEKGYAYESNGDVYFEVKKYRDGYGELSKQNIEDLESGARIDVNEIKRDALDFALWKSSKPNEPSWDSPWGKGRPGWHIECSAMSRKYLGDSFEIHGGGLDLIFPHHENEMAQSKCGCGGTFARYWMHNGYININGEKMSKSSGSFVLLRDILKYFEGRVIRLFVLGSHYRKPMEFSDTELNQTKSSLERIENTLKRIKELDRENLKGTDDCQELLATKKEMEAKFIEAMDEDFNTAQALGHIFELVKAVNKTLDEVSISEKGLEVIDEVYSYLVMIIQDILGVQLKLEVEVNNISADLIELILELRRNAREEKNWALSDKIRDRLLELGIKIKDGKDKTTWTM; this is encoded by the coding sequence ATGATAAAAATTTATAATACATTGACAGGGCATTTAGATGATTTTAAGCCATTAAAGGAAAACGAGGTGTCAATGTATGTCTGTGGACCAACAGTGTATAATTATATTCATATAGGAAATGCAAGACCTGCTATTTTCTTTGATACAGTTAGAAGATATTTGGAATATAGAGGATACAAGGTGAACTATGTTCAAAACTTCACTGATGTTGATGACAAGATGATAAATAAGGCAAATATTGAAAATGTAACAATAAAAGAAATAGCAGAAAGATATATAAAAGCATATTTTGAAGATACTTCAAAAATAAATTTAAAAGAAGAAGGTATGATAAGACCTAAAGCAACTGAAAATATTAATGAAATGATAGAAATTATACAATCTTTGATTGAGAAAGGCTATGCTTATGAATCAAATGGAGATGTATATTTTGAAGTAAAAAAATATAGAGATGGTTATGGAGAACTTTCAAAACAAAATATAGAAGATTTAGAAAGTGGAGCAAGAATAGATGTAAATGAAATTAAAAGAGATGCACTAGATTTTGCATTATGGAAATCTTCAAAACCTAATGAGCCAAGTTGGGATTCTCCTTGGGGAAAAGGTAGACCTGGTTGGCATATAGAATGTTCTGCTATGTCAAGAAAATACTTAGGAGATAGCTTTGAGATACATGGAGGAGGTTTAGATTTAATATTCCCTCACCATGAAAATGAAATGGCACAATCTAAATGTGGTTGTGGAGGAACATTTGCTAGATATTGGATGCACAATGGTTATATAAATATAAATGGTGAAAAGATGTCTAAATCATCTGGTTCTTTTGTACTTTTAAGAGATATTTTAAAATATTTTGAAGGTAGAGTTATAAGACTTTTTGTGTTAGGTTCTCATTATAGAAAACCTATGGAATTCTCAGATACTGAGTTAAATCAAACTAAGTCTTCACTTGAAAGAATAGAAAATACTTTAAAAAGAATTAAAGAATTAGATAGAGAAAATCTAAAAGGAACAGATGATTGTCAAGAGCTTTTAGCAACTAAAAAAGAAATGGAAGCCAAGTTTATAGAAGCTATGGATGAAGATTTTAATACTGCTCAAGCCTTAGGACATATTTTTGAATTAGTAAAAGCAGTTAATAAAACTTTAGATGAAGTAAGTATTTCAGAAAAAGGTTTAGAAGTTATAGATGAAGTTTATTCTTATCTTGTTATGATAATACAAGATATTTTAGGGGTTCAATTAAAATTAGAAGTTGAAGTTAATAATATTTCAGCTGATTTAATTGAGTTAATACTTGAGCTTAGAAGAAATGCAAGAGAAGAAAAGAACTGGGCATTATCAGATAAAATAAGAGATAGACTTTTAGAACTAGGTATAAAAATTAAAGATGGAAAGGATAAAACTACATGGACAATGTAG
- the aroF gene encoding 3-deoxy-7-phosphoheptulonate synthase: MYIKLKDKGLSKEVDEFLEKNDIKYFTSLDGEDMKYAILYIPNNFKEESFNEISSLVEIGKIKSQYKFVSREFKKSDTIINIKGHLIGGDNFMLMAGPCSVENKEMLSNIAKEVKKGGAIALRGGAYKPRTSPYDFQGLGEIALKYLREVADENNMLVVTEAMDVENLDLICTYSDIIQIGARNMQNFSLLKKLGKINKPVLLKRGLSATINELLLSAEYIIAHGNREVILCERGIRTFETMTRNTLDINAIAMVRELSHLPIIVDASHGTGKRSLVEPITLAGIFAGANGAMVEVHQNPECALSDGPQSLDFKLFEKLSKNIKKSLIFRKELE; this comes from the coding sequence ATGTATATAAAATTAAAGGATAAGGGTTTATCTAAAGAAGTTGATGAATTTTTAGAAAAAAATGATATAAAGTATTTTACTTCATTAGATGGAGAAGATATGAAGTATGCTATACTATATATACCAAATAATTTTAAAGAAGAAAGTTTCAATGAAATTAGTAGTCTAGTTGAAATTGGAAAAATAAAGAGTCAATATAAATTTGTGAGCAGAGAGTTTAAAAAGTCAGATACAATAATAAATATAAAAGGTCATTTAATAGGTGGGGATAATTTTATGCTTATGGCAGGACCTTGCTCTGTTGAAAATAAGGAAATGCTTTCAAATATAGCAAAAGAAGTAAAAAAAGGTGGTGCTATTGCTTTAAGAGGAGGAGCATATAAACCTAGAACTTCACCTTATGATTTTCAAGGTTTAGGTGAAATAGCTTTAAAATATTTAAGAGAAGTAGCTGATGAAAATAATATGTTGGTTGTAACAGAAGCTATGGATGTTGAAAATCTAGATTTAATTTGTACATACTCAGATATTATACAAATTGGTGCTAGAAATATGCAAAATTTTAGTTTACTAAAAAAATTAGGAAAAATAAATAAACCTGTATTATTAAAAAGAGGGCTAAGTGCAACTATTAATGAGCTTTTATTATCAGCAGAATATATAATTGCTCATGGAAATAGGGAAGTAATTCTTTGTGAAAGAGGTATTAGAACTTTTGAAACTATGACTAGAAATACCTTAGATATAAATGCTATTGCTATGGTAAGGGAATTATCACATCTTCCAATCATAGTTGATGCAAGTCATGGAACAGGAAAAAGAAGTCTGGTTGAGCCTATTACCTTAGCAGGAATTTTTGCAGGAGCTAATGGTGCTATGGTGGAAGTGCATCAAAATCCAGAATGTGCTTTATCTGATGGTCCACAGTCTCTTGATTTTAAGTTGTTTGAGAAATTATCAAAGAATATAAAAAAATCCTTAATTTTTAGAAAGGAACTAGAATAA
- the mreB gene encoding rod shape-determining protein: MGLFNFRANRSIGIDLGTANTLVYSRKHKKIVLNEPSVVAVEKETKKVLAVGNEAKEMLGKTPDTIVAVRPLSEGVIADYDITEAMIKYFIKKIFGSYSFFMPEIMICVPIDVSGVEKRAVLEAAISAGAKKAYLIEEARAAALGSGMDIAAPEGNMIIDIGGGSTDVAIISLGGTVVSKTIRIAGNNFDSDIIKYVKKTYNLLIGDRTAEEIKMKIGTALPLEEEETMEVKGRDLLMGLPKVVTITSEEVREAIKDSLDQILQCIRTVLEKTPPELASDIVDKGMIMTGGGSLIRNFPEMITKYTNLKVNLADNPLESVVIGAGLALDQIDLLRKIEKAER; encoded by the coding sequence ATGGGACTTTTTAATTTTAGAGCAAACAGAAGTATAGGAATTGACTTAGGAACAGCAAACACATTAGTATACAGCAGAAAACATAAGAAAATTGTTTTAAATGAACCTTCTGTTGTTGCGGTAGAAAAGGAAACAAAAAAAGTATTAGCAGTAGGAAATGAAGCAAAAGAAATGCTTGGAAAAACTCCTGATACAATAGTTGCAGTTAGGCCTTTAAGTGAAGGGGTAATTGCTGACTATGATATAACAGAAGCAATGATAAAATATTTTATTAAAAAGATATTTGGTTCATATAGTTTTTTTATGCCAGAAATAATGATTTGTGTACCTATTGATGTATCAGGTGTAGAAAAAAGAGCAGTTTTAGAAGCAGCTATTTCAGCAGGAGCTAAAAAAGCATATTTAATAGAAGAAGCAAGAGCAGCAGCTTTAGGTTCAGGAATGGACATCGCAGCACCAGAAGGAAATATGATAATAGATATTGGTGGAGGTTCTACTGATGTAGCTATAATATCTCTTGGAGGAACTGTTGTAAGTAAAACTATAAGAATTGCAGGTAATAATTTTGACTCTGATATAATAAAATATGTAAAGAAAACATATAATCTTTTAATTGGAGACAGAACAGCAGAAGAAATAAAAATGAAAATAGGAACAGCTCTACCATTAGAAGAAGAAGAAACTATGGAAGTTAAAGGTAGAGACTTATTAATGGGATTACCTAAGGTTGTTACAATAACTTCTGAAGAAGTGAGAGAAGCTATAAAAGATTCTTTGGATCAAATCTTACAATGTATAAGAACAGTTTTAGAAAAAACACCACCTGAATTAGCATCAGATATAGTTGATAAAGGTATGATAATGACAGGAGGAGGTTCTCTAATTAGAAATTTCCCTGAAATGATAACTAAATATACAAATTTAAAAGTAAATCTAGCTGATAATCCTTTAGAAAGTGTTGTAATAGGTGCAGGTTTAGCACTTGATCAAATAGATTTACTTAGAAAGATAGAAAAGGCTGAAAGATAA
- a CDS encoding Mini-ribonuclease 3 → MDNVDFSKDIRDYSGLELAFLGDAVWELEIRKYYLQFGYNIPTLNKYVKAKVNAKYQSLIYKKIIEDLDEEFKVIGKRAKNSNIKTFPRSCTVMEYKEATALEAIIGAMYLLKKEEEIKKIINIVIKGE, encoded by the coding sequence ATGGACAATGTAGATTTTTCAAAGGATATAAGAGATTATAGTGGTCTTGAATTAGCATTTTTAGGAGATGCTGTTTGGGAACTGGAAATAAGAAAATATTACTTACAATTTGGTTATAATATTCCAACTTTAAATAAATATGTTAAAGCTAAGGTAAATGCTAAATATCAAAGTTTAATATATAAGAAAATTATAGAAGACTTAGATGAAGAATTTAAAGTTATTGGAAAAAGAGCTAAAAATAGTAATATAAAAACCTTTCCAAGAAGTTGTACAGTGATGGAATATAAGGAAGCAACAGCCTTAGAAGCCATTATTGGAGCAATGTATTTATTAAAAAAAGAAGAAGAAATAAAAAAGATTATAAATATAGTTATAAAGGGAGAATAG
- a CDS encoding endonuclease MutS2 produces the protein MNKHSFNVLEFDKLKELILANIVIDDNREVIENLMPYKDLSALNNELKTVKDFMDLLSFDGGFEAIGLRNINSLMEKIKLIGTYLEVEELWDINVNLRTVRIFKSRLDELGKYKQLRETIGNIPNLRVVEDVINKTINPEKEIKDDASLDLRDIRLHKKTLNMNIKRKFEELFEEPSLSNAFQEKIITERDGRMVTPVKYDFKGLIKGIEHDRSSSGQTVFIEPLSIVSLNNKMRELETKEKEEIRKILLRIAELLRNNRDDILTIGEKVMYLDILNAKSIYANDNRCEIPTVSNREILSLEKASHPFIDKDKVVPLTFEIGKDYDILLITGPNTGGKTVALKTAGLLTLMALSGIPIPASENSKIGFFEGVFADIGDEQSIEQSLSSFSAHLKNVKEILGAVTKNSLVLLDELGSGTDPIEGAAFAMAVIDYLNEKKAKSFITTHYSQVKAYGYNEEGIETASMEFNTDTLSPTYRLLVGIPGESNALTIAQRMGLPESIISKARAYISEDNKKVEKMIENIKTKSQELDEMRERFARLQEEARLDRERAKQETLIIEKQKNEIIKSAYEEAEKMMNEMRAKASALVEKIQHEEKNKEDAKQIQKNLNMLSTALREEKNKTVEVVKKIKTKVDFKAGDRVFVKSINQFANILKINTSKESASVQAGILKLEVPFDEIKIVEEKKEKVYNVNNHKKTPVRSEIDLRGKMVDEAIYELETYLDRATLNGYTEVYVIHGKGTGALREGILKYLKTCKYVKEYRIGGHGEGGLGCTVVTLK, from the coding sequence ATGAATAAACATAGTTTTAATGTTTTAGAATTTGATAAATTAAAAGAGTTAATTTTAGCAAATATAGTTATAGATGACAACAGAGAAGTTATAGAAAATTTAATGCCATATAAAGATTTATCTGCACTTAATAATGAATTAAAGACAGTTAAAGATTTTATGGACTTACTTTCTTTTGATGGTGGTTTTGAAGCCATTGGACTTAGAAACATCAATAGCCTTATGGAAAAAATAAAACTTATAGGGACTTATCTTGAAGTAGAAGAACTTTGGGATATAAATGTAAATTTAAGAACTGTAAGAATTTTTAAATCAAGACTTGATGAATTAGGAAAGTATAAACAGCTTAGAGAAACAATAGGGAATATTCCTAATTTAAGAGTTGTTGAGGATGTGATAAATAAAACTATCAATCCTGAAAAAGAAATAAAAGACGATGCTTCTCTTGATTTAAGAGATATTAGACTTCATAAAAAAACTTTAAATATGAATATTAAAAGAAAATTTGAAGAACTTTTTGAAGAGCCATCTTTATCAAATGCCTTCCAAGAAAAAATAATTACAGAAAGAGATGGAAGAATGGTAACTCCTGTAAAATACGATTTTAAAGGACTTATCAAAGGTATAGAACACGATAGAAGCTCAAGTGGGCAAACTGTTTTTATTGAGCCACTTTCAATAGTTTCTTTAAATAATAAAATGAGAGAATTAGAAACTAAGGAAAAAGAAGAAATTAGAAAAATCTTATTAAGAATAGCAGAACTTTTAAGAAATAATAGAGATGATATCTTAACTATTGGGGAAAAGGTAATGTATTTAGATATTTTAAATGCAAAATCTATCTATGCAAATGACAATAGATGTGAAATTCCAACAGTTAGTAATAGAGAAATTTTATCTTTAGAAAAAGCAAGTCATCCATTTATAGATAAAGATAAGGTTGTTCCTTTAACTTTTGAAATAGGGAAAGATTATGATATCTTACTTATAACAGGTCCAAATACAGGAGGAAAAACTGTTGCTTTAAAAACTGCTGGACTTTTAACTTTAATGGCACTTTCAGGAATACCAATTCCTGCCTCAGAAAATTCTAAGATTGGATTTTTTGAAGGAGTTTTTGCAGACATAGGAGATGAGCAAAGTATAGAGCAATCTCTATCTTCATTCTCTGCCCATTTAAAAAATGTAAAAGAAATTTTAGGAGCAGTTACAAAAAACTCTTTAGTTTTACTTGATGAATTAGGTTCAGGAACTGACCCAATAGAAGGGGCAGCTTTTGCTATGGCTGTTATAGATTACTTAAATGAAAAGAAAGCTAAATCTTTTATAACTACCCATTATAGCCAAGTAAAAGCCTATGGTTACAATGAAGAAGGTATAGAAACTGCCTCAATGGAATTTAATACAGATACACTTTCTCCAACATATAGATTATTAGTGGGAATACCTGGGGAAAGTAATGCCTTAACTATTGCACAAAGAATGGGTTTACCAGAAAGTATAATCTCTAAGGCAAGAGCATATATAAGTGAAGATAATAAAAAAGTTGAAAAGATGATAGAAAATATCAAGACTAAATCTCAAGAATTAGATGAAATGAGAGAAAGATTTGCAAGATTACAAGAAGAAGCAAGACTTGATAGAGAAAGAGCCAAACAAGAAACTTTAATAATAGAAAAACAAAAAAATGAAATTATTAAATCTGCCTATGAAGAAGCAGAAAAAATGATGAATGAAATGAGAGCAAAGGCATCTGCACTTGTTGAAAAAATTCAACATGAAGAAAAAAATAAGGAAGATGCTAAACAAATTCAAAAGAATTTAAATATGCTATCTACTGCACTTAGAGAAGAGAAAAATAAGACAGTTGAAGTTGTTAAGAAAATAAAAACTAAGGTAGATTTTAAAGCAGGAGATAGAGTTTTTGTAAAGAGTATCAACCAGTTTGCAAATATTTTAAAAATTAATACTTCTAAAGAAAGTGCAAGTGTACAAGCTGGAATATTGAAATTAGAAGTTCCTTTTGATGAAATAAAGATTGTAGAAGAAAAGAAAGAAAAAGTATACAATGTAAATAATCATAAGAAAACTCCTGTGAGAAGTGAAATTGATTTAAGAGGAAAAATGGTTGATGAAGCTATATATGAATTGGAAACTTATTTGGATAGAGCTACTTTAAATGGCTATACAGAAGTTTATGTAATTCATGGAAAAGGTACAGGAGCTCTAAGAGAAGGAATATTAAAATATCTAAAAACTTGTAAATATGTAAAAGAGTATAGAATAGGTGGACATGGTGAGGGAGGACTAGGATGTACAGTAGTAACTCTGAAATAA
- a CDS encoding ATPase gives MLDEFLRNELSFNRESGTYLFYGDDLEKNYNIALKFSAELFSKNIEDEIEKSKIIEKTLKNLYSDLMVVDTLNIDTVREIIKKSYTSSHEGGAKVFILKNIQDIRKESANAMLKLIEEPTKDNFFILISKRLNILSTIKSRSIIYRIRKSTPQELGVDKYVYNFFLGFSNDIEKYKEKAIDLMLEKSYKSIGGVLKEYEKEKKIEVRIDLYKCLRNFVQESSSLKKYEKIKFAEDIYLNSSKESVNFIVEYLINLVKRDKNLKEKLEYKKMLRYPINAKLLLINLVMSI, from the coding sequence ATGTTAGATGAATTTCTAAGAAATGAATTGTCATTTAATAGAGAATCAGGAACTTACTTATTCTATGGAGATGATTTAGAAAAAAATTATAATATAGCTTTAAAATTTTCTGCTGAGTTATTTTCAAAAAATATAGAAGATGAAATTGAGAAAAGTAAAATAATAGAAAAAACTCTAAAAAATCTGTACAGTGATTTAATGGTAGTAGATACTTTGAATATAGATACAGTAAGAGAAATAATAAAAAAAAGTTATACTAGCTCTCATGAAGGAGGGGCTAAGGTTTTTATATTAAAAAATATTCAAGATATAAGAAAAGAAAGTGCTAATGCTATGCTAAAACTTATAGAAGAACCAACAAAAGATAACTTTTTTATATTGATTTCTAAAAGATTGAATATACTTTCTACAATAAAATCAAGATCTATAATTTATAGAATTAGAAAATCAACCCCTCAAGAATTGGGGGTTGATAAGTATGTCTATAATTTCTTCTTAGGTTTTTCAAATGATATAGAAAAATACAAAGAAAAGGCAATAGATCTAATGCTTGAAAAATCATATAAAAGTATTGGTGGAGTTTTAAAGGAATATGAAAAAGAGAAAAAAATAGAAGTAAGAATAGATCTATATAAATGTTTAAGAAATTTTGTTCAGGAATCTTCAAGTCTAAAAAAATATGAAAAAATTAAGTTTGCAGAAGATATCTATCTAAATAGTAGTAAAGAAAGTGTCAACTTTATTGTAGAATATCTTATAAATCTTGTAAAAAGAGATAAGAACCTAAAAGAAAAATTAGAATATAAAAAGATGTTAAGATATCCTATAAATGCAAAACTGCTGTTAATTAATTTAGTTATGAGTATTTAA